From Candidatus Methylomirabilis tolerans, the proteins below share one genomic window:
- a CDS encoding cytochrome c3 family protein has product MKIALRIACLGLLLTVAGLIRISFAEAADACIDCHIGLREERFNRPAVKIKDDYHLARGLGCQSCHGGDQTAFDNKAQSHSPAKGFLGKPKRHEIPETCGKCHSDPNYMRKFNPSIRTDQVKEYYTSVHGKRFREGDQKVAVCISCHDVHAIRAVKDQMAWTYPTKVAETCGRCHGNADYMKAYKISTDQLDKYKQSIHYEMLTKRADLASPTCNSCHGSHGAAPPGIDSVANVCSHCHVATAELFAKSAHKSAFAELGMPACVTCHSNHDITKPSDAMLAGGEDTPCATCHEADSAPLKKAAELRTMIEGLSSRLDQAATILTRAEHAGMEIGSPRFELLAAKESLIKARAETHSLQIEKIKTATDSGLIVAQKSLESGQGLLAELQFRRKGLAVSMLVIVAVLVGLFLKIREVDRRRGPGGQYDGH; this is encoded by the coding sequence GTGAAGATCGCACTGCGCATTGCATGTCTGGGTCTCCTCCTCACTGTGGCCGGCCTGATCCGCATCTCCTTCGCGGAAGCGGCGGATGCCTGCATTGACTGCCATATCGGATTACGAGAGGAGCGCTTCAACCGTCCGGCCGTCAAGATTAAAGATGATTACCACCTGGCGCGGGGGCTGGGTTGTCAGAGCTGCCACGGCGGCGACCAGACCGCATTCGACAACAAGGCGCAGAGCCACAGCCCGGCGAAGGGGTTCCTGGGCAAACCGAAGCGTCACGAGATCCCTGAAACCTGTGGGAAGTGCCACAGTGACCCGAACTACATGCGGAAGTTTAATCCGTCAATTCGGACAGATCAGGTCAAGGAATACTATACCAGTGTCCACGGGAAAAGATTTCGCGAGGGGGATCAGAAGGTTGCCGTGTGCATCAGTTGCCATGACGTGCATGCCATTCGCGCCGTGAAAGACCAGATGGCCTGGACCTATCCCACTAAGGTTGCTGAGACGTGTGGTCGATGCCACGGAAACGCTGACTACATGAAAGCGTACAAGATTTCCACCGATCAGCTCGACAAGTACAAGCAGAGCATTCATTACGAGATGTTGACCAAAAGGGCGGACCTTGCCTCTCCGACATGTAACAGTTGTCACGGTAGTCACGGCGCCGCCCCTCCAGGTATCGATTCAGTAGCGAATGTCTGCAGTCACTGTCATGTCGCGACGGCTGAGCTCTTCGCGAAGAGCGCGCATAAATCGGCATTCGCCGAGCTGGGGATGCCGGCGTGCGTGACATGTCATAGTAATCACGATATCACGAAACCGTCAGACGCAATGCTGGCCGGTGGAGAAGATACGCCTTGCGCTACTTGTCATGAAGCCGACTCTGCGCCCCTGAAGAAGGCCGCCGAATTGCGAACCATGATCGAGGGTCTTTCGAGCCGACTCGATCAGGCGGCGACAATCCTTACCAGGGCCGAGCACGCGGGCATGGAGATCGGCTCTCCACGATTCGAGCTGCTTGCGGCTAAAGAGTCCTTGATTAAGGCCAGAGCGGAAACTCATTCACTGCAGATAGAAAAGATAAAGACCGCCACCGACTCAGGGTTGATCGTCGCGCAGAAGAGCCTCGAGAGCGGCCAAGGCCTCCTGGCTGAGCTACAGTTCCGTCGCAAGGGGTTGGCGGTCTCCATGCTGGTCATTGTCGCGGTCCTGGTCGGCCTCTTCTTGAAGATCAGAGAGGTCGATCGACGGAGAGGACCTGGCGGACAATACGACGGGCATTGA
- a CDS encoding cytochrome b/b6 domain-containing protein: MSCGKVVGGLFLAWLFFTIVPNAFAAAAESPAAPHECSVCHNDPTDLVQSAHKGLACAECHSDISESPHTETPQPVRCTSCHRKLHETVSENAHAALGGGRPSANCIACHGSHQIRKTAADANGICASCHGGQATQMAVGIHAAGRVETTRNLPTCVTCHTAHAVKSRRDPLSPIHRSQIHETCARCHADPKIIAQERIARPRVVALFEQSIHGQAILQKGNLAAATCTDCHGAHEIRRGVDPASAIFKGHVAATCSRCHGNEAAQFRDSVHGGAVSRGISAAPTCTDCHGEHGITATRAPGSRVAPLTVSKTCAACHEATPVVEEFGLAPRRAGTFFESFHGLAVRGGSPVVANCASCHGTHNIRPSSDPRSTISPMNLSRTCGQCHRGAGMQLAGTRIHVAPGFGEHPWVTLIRRIYLVIIVVVVGGMGLHNGLDFLAHLRERWRADGQQAARPPVTPEVARRLFERWTVNERIQHVMLLTTFMILVITGFALKFPDAWWARPLVWIERGYTVRAWLHRISGVLMTLAAIYHLAYLFSTQRGRTQFRCMKPGRRDLHEAWGMVAFNLGLRPHRPRFDRFTYVEKLEYWAVIWGTAVMTGTGFMMWFQTGVLTRWSLLVIDLATVVHYYEAWLATLAIVVWHFYSVIFRPDIYPMSLVWLTGTMTGEQMARDHPAELDEMLAAESASHSLPGDDMIPPQAG; the protein is encoded by the coding sequence GTGAGCTGCGGAAAGGTGGTCGGAGGCCTTTTCCTTGCCTGGCTTTTCTTTACGATAGTTCCGAATGCCTTTGCGGCTGCCGCGGAGTCGCCTGCTGCTCCTCACGAGTGCTCGGTCTGCCATAACGATCCTACCGACCTCGTTCAATCTGCGCACAAAGGGCTCGCCTGCGCCGAGTGTCATAGTGACATCTCGGAATCGCCCCACACCGAAACGCCCCAGCCGGTCCGATGCACCTCATGCCATCGCAAGCTTCATGAGACGGTTTCGGAGAACGCTCATGCGGCACTGGGCGGCGGCCGTCCAAGCGCCAATTGCATCGCCTGTCATGGCAGCCACCAAATTCGAAAGACAGCCGCGGATGCCAACGGCATCTGCGCGTCATGTCATGGCGGCCAGGCCACGCAGATGGCGGTCGGCATTCATGCTGCCGGCCGGGTGGAGACAACCCGTAACCTGCCTACCTGCGTGACGTGCCACACGGCTCACGCCGTCAAGTCTCGACGCGACCCCCTGTCGCCTATCCACCGTTCACAGATTCACGAAACCTGCGCCCGCTGCCATGCTGATCCGAAAATCATCGCTCAGGAACGGATCGCGAGGCCGCGGGTTGTGGCGCTGTTCGAGCAGAGTATCCACGGACAGGCCATCCTGCAGAAAGGTAATCTCGCGGCCGCAACCTGCACCGATTGTCATGGTGCGCATGAGATCCGACGAGGCGTCGATCCTGCCTCGGCCATCTTCAAAGGACACGTGGCTGCGACCTGCAGCCGTTGTCACGGTAACGAGGCGGCGCAGTTCCGGGATAGCGTGCACGGCGGGGCCGTCTCACGCGGAATTTCGGCGGCGCCGACATGTACCGATTGTCACGGAGAGCATGGAATTACCGCCACTCGTGCTCCAGGATCACGGGTCGCGCCGCTGACGGTTTCCAAGACCTGCGCTGCCTGCCACGAGGCAACGCCGGTGGTTGAGGAGTTCGGCCTCGCGCCGCGTCGAGCCGGAACGTTCTTCGAGAGCTTCCACGGTCTGGCGGTGAGGGGCGGGTCGCCCGTTGTGGCCAACTGTGCAAGCTGCCACGGAACTCACAATATCCGACCGTCCTCCGATCCTCGCTCCACCATCAGCCCGATGAACCTTTCGCGCACGTGTGGGCAGTGTCACCGAGGCGCCGGCATGCAATTGGCCGGCACCAGGATTCATGTGGCCCCAGGATTCGGCGAACATCCGTGGGTGACCTTGATCCGACGGATCTATCTTGTGATCATCGTTGTCGTTGTCGGCGGGATGGGCCTGCACAACGGGCTTGACTTCCTGGCGCATCTGCGAGAGCGTTGGCGGGCGGATGGGCAACAGGCGGCCAGACCCCCTGTGACTCCCGAGGTGGCGCGCCGCCTCTTTGAACGTTGGACAGTCAATGAGCGAATTCAGCATGTCATGCTGTTGACAACCTTTATGATCTTAGTTATCACAGGCTTTGCCCTGAAGTTTCCCGATGCGTGGTGGGCGCGGCCGCTAGTCTGGATCGAAAGAGGGTATACCGTCAGAGCGTGGCTCCATCGAATCTCCGGTGTGCTCATGACGCTGGCGGCCATCTACCATCTGGCGTATCTGTTCAGCACACAACGCGGCCGAACTCAGTTTCGATGCATGAAACCCGGGCGACGGGACTTGCATGAGGCGTGGGGAATGGTGGCCTTTAACCTGGGCCTGCGACCGCACCGGCCCCGCTTCGATCGTTTTACGTACGTGGAGAAGCTGGAGTACTGGGCGGTCATATGGGGCACTGCCGTGATGACCGGTACCGGGTTTATGATGTGGTTTCAGACCGGGGTGCTGACGCGCTGGTCCCTTCTCGTCATTGACCTGGCAACCGTCGTCCATTATTACGAGGCCTGGCTTGCCACGCTGGCTATTGTCGTCTGGCACTTCTACAGCGTCATCTTCCGGCCCGATATCTACCCGATGAGTCTGGTCTGGCTGACGGGGACGATGACGGGGGAACAGATGGCCAGGGATCATCCGGCCGAGTTGGATGAGATGCTTGCAGCAGAATCCGCGTCACATTCATTGCCGGGCGATGACATGATACCGCCGCAGGCCGGCTAA
- a CDS encoding NapC/NirT family cytochrome c has protein sequence MAEQPPVRRRGLRILLIALATGIVVGGLALGGLYRLSSSPALCNSCHIMKPYVEAWRSSKHSNVTCIDCHYPPELRGTIWVKYQALSQVAKWATQTYSSKPFAEVEDASCLRSGCHTSRLLEGTVTFKRGIIFDHGPHLKEERRGRQLRCTSCHSQIVVGTHIEVTTTTCYLCHFKGMKTSREFHPLGGCTVCHTAPKGDIKMGTIAFNHEVMVKRNVGCEKCHLNVVEGSGQAPKERCYTCHNQPEKLQKYADTPFMHEFHVAGHHIECTRCHSEIRHKLPPPIGLSLSGLLQWLSEPSSAEAAESNAQLPPKRLFQSPAVKMPEAHPATRDRGLDCKACHQATHQGVLEMYVGMGGKGTPMIPGHMFQVRVECVACHVEPGKDKALATFGGQTFRPSERACLGCHDTRYQGMLERWRQTITTMLTAVNAKLLSTEQTLHTTVRTHPQFAKSWKLVTNARHNVEFVTNGKGVHNVFFAADLLKVADGYLDQSMAILGQSPLRTTEETLVRGGYCAVLCHNQLGVKAPEEVKFGAETIPHVRHVTEFGVTCTACHSAERHKAVTATKATCLSCHHSAGNDNERCIACHTLQNAFFSGTITVEAVEPTPSGHAELTDCVGCHNVQKQHSRQAVAAQCLGCHDMTSVKVFTQWRKDIGQGLEEAMRLLRKGESVLRHAPQDPKASEARLLLQAAKRDLDLVVKAGGIHNPELAKAILVKVKKSTEGAMRLLNR, from the coding sequence ATGGCTGAACAACCGCCTGTTCGGCGCCGTGGCTTGCGCATCCTCCTGATTGCCCTGGCGACCGGCATAGTCGTTGGAGGTCTCGCGCTGGGTGGACTCTATCGCCTTAGTTCGAGCCCGGCCTTATGTAATTCCTGCCATATTATGAAACCGTATGTTGAGGCCTGGAGGAGCTCTAAGCATAGCAACGTCACGTGCATCGATTGCCATTATCCTCCCGAGCTTCGAGGCACCATATGGGTCAAGTACCAGGCGCTTTCCCAGGTGGCGAAGTGGGCGACGCAGACCTACAGCTCGAAGCCGTTCGCCGAGGTTGAGGATGCAAGTTGTCTTCGCTCAGGGTGTCATACGAGTCGGCTGCTGGAAGGTACGGTCACCTTCAAGCGGGGGATCATCTTTGACCACGGCCCGCACCTGAAAGAGGAACGCCGGGGGCGGCAGCTTCGATGCACAAGCTGTCACTCTCAGATCGTAGTGGGGACGCACATCGAGGTGACCACGACCACCTGTTACCTCTGTCACTTTAAGGGGATGAAGACATCGCGGGAATTTCACCCTCTTGGCGGTTGTACGGTCTGCCACACAGCGCCAAAGGGGGACATCAAGATGGGGACCATCGCCTTCAACCACGAGGTGATGGTAAAACGAAATGTCGGATGCGAGAAATGCCACCTCAACGTGGTTGAGGGCAGCGGTCAGGCGCCGAAAGAGCGCTGCTATACCTGTCACAACCAGCCAGAGAAGCTTCAGAAGTACGCCGACACACCATTCATGCACGAATTCCACGTGGCCGGTCATCATATCGAGTGTACCCGTTGCCACAGCGAGATCAGGCACAAACTCCCGCCCCCCATCGGCTTATCCCTGAGCGGGTTATTGCAATGGTTATCAGAACCCTCGAGTGCCGAGGCTGCCGAGAGCAATGCCCAACTCCCGCCGAAGCGCCTCTTTCAGTCGCCGGCGGTGAAGATGCCGGAGGCGCACCCTGCGACTCGGGATCGAGGGCTCGATTGCAAAGCCTGCCATCAGGCTACTCACCAGGGAGTCCTCGAGATGTACGTCGGTATGGGAGGGAAGGGGACGCCGATGATCCCCGGCCACATGTTTCAGGTCAGGGTAGAGTGCGTAGCCTGTCATGTGGAGCCCGGGAAGGACAAGGCCCTGGCGACATTCGGTGGACAAACATTCAGACCATCCGAACGCGCCTGTCTGGGCTGCCACGACACGCGATATCAGGGAATGCTGGAACGCTGGAGGCAGACCATCACGACCATGCTTACGGCGGTCAATGCAAAGCTCCTGTCAACAGAGCAGACATTGCACACGACCGTTCGGACTCACCCGCAGTTTGCGAAGTCCTGGAAGTTGGTCACTAATGCGCGACACAATGTGGAATTCGTCACGAATGGAAAGGGCGTTCACAACGTCTTCTTCGCCGCCGATCTTCTGAAGGTCGCGGACGGGTACTTGGATCAGTCGATGGCGATCCTTGGACAGTCGCCTCTAAGAACCACAGAAGAGACCCTCGTTCGTGGAGGCTATTGCGCGGTGCTGTGTCACAATCAACTGGGAGTGAAGGCACCGGAGGAGGTAAAATTTGGGGCTGAGACAATCCCGCATGTCCGCCACGTGACTGAGTTCGGCGTCACATGCACGGCATGTCACTCGGCCGAGCGACACAAGGCGGTGACCGCCACAAAGGCGACTTGCTTAAGCTGTCATCACAGCGCGGGGAATGATAACGAGCGGTGCATCGCCTGTCACACGCTCCAGAACGCCTTCTTTTCTGGTACGATTACGGTTGAGGCGGTTGAGCCGACCCCTAGCGGCCACGCAGAGCTGACGGACTGTGTGGGATGCCACAATGTCCAGAAGCAGCATTCCAGGCAAGCGGTGGCAGCGCAGTGCCTGGGCTGCCATGACATGACGTCCGTCAAGGTGTTCACGCAGTGGCGGAAAGATATCGGTCAAGGCCTGGAAGAGGCCATGCGCCTCCTGAGGAAAGGGGAGTCCGTCCTGCGCCATGCTCCTCAAGACCCAAAGGCATCTGAGGCGCGCCTTCTCCTTCAGGCGGCGAAACGGGATCTCGATCTAGTCGTCAAGGCTGGGGGAATTCACAATCCAGAGCTTGCGAAGGCGATTTTGGTGAAGGTCAAGAAGTCGACCGAGGGCGCCATGCGCCTCTTGAATCGGTAA
- a CDS encoding tetratricopeptide repeat protein, producing MEEQRSSGKIRLIIMLGSTLAVGFLLGYLASAFVPLVPRTQSPAVSPSAAPGPKLSPSEIDSALKAAHASLDAGDLQAAWEKYHQILLTDRNHIEALTHLGVILTQSNQPDEAIKLYDRALSLNPQYAHALFDKGQALKEKGDTKEATEAFRRFLALVPPDSDDAKRVKGWIAEMGNSGRSVRNKGGESEKK from the coding sequence ATGGAAGAACAACGATCATCCGGTAAGATACGCCTTATCATAATGCTGGGCAGCACGTTGGCCGTAGGATTTCTTCTTGGGTACCTGGCTTCAGCCTTCGTTCCGCTCGTCCCGCGGACACAATCGCCAGCCGTGTCGCCGTCTGCCGCTCCTGGTCCTAAGCTTTCACCCTCCGAGATTGATTCGGCCTTAAAGGCGGCGCACGCCTCGCTCGATGCCGGCGACCTCCAAGCCGCCTGGGAGAAATATCATCAGATCCTGCTCACTGATAGGAATCATATTGAGGCGCTGACGCACCTCGGAGTGATCTTGACGCAGAGCAATCAGCCGGATGAGGCCATCAAGCTGTACGATCGAGCGTTGAGCCTGAACCCTCAGTACGCCCATGCTCTGTTCGATAAGGGACAGGCTTTAAAAGAGAAGGGGGATACGAAGGAGGCTACTGAGGCGTTCCGACGGTTTCTCGCCCTGGTACCGCCGGACTCCGACGATGCCAAGCGGGTCAAAGGATGGATAGCAGAGATGGGTAACTCCGGTCGTTCCGTACGGAATAAAGGCGGTGAGTCTGAGAAAAAGTAG
- a CDS encoding phosphoribulokinase has product MSKKHPVIVVTGSSGAGTTTVKRSFEQIFRRENITAAILEGDSFHNVTRAQFAAAVRLAEENRQHPPSHFGPECNDFDKIEETFRRYGEEGMCQRRFYIHSDAEAAEFNAKLGSSLKPGEFTPWEPIPENSDVLFYEGLHGGVVTDKVNIAKHVDLMIGVVPIVNLEWIQKIHRDTAKRGYSAEAVTQTILRRMADYVEYICPQFSYTDINFQRVSTVDTSNPFVARDIPTLDESFVVIRFSNQEKADFQYLLSMIKDSFMSRRNTIVVPGGKMDFAMQLILTPLIKDLITMRNA; this is encoded by the coding sequence ATGTCCAAGAAGCATCCCGTGATTGTAGTCACCGGTTCCTCCGGTGCGGGCACAACGACTGTAAAGCGTTCTTTCGAGCAGATCTTCCGTCGAGAAAACATCACAGCGGCGATACTGGAGGGCGATAGCTTTCACAATGTGACACGCGCCCAATTCGCCGCCGCCGTCAGACTGGCCGAGGAGAATAGGCAGCATCCTCCCAGTCATTTCGGACCGGAATGCAACGATTTCGACAAGATCGAGGAAACCTTTCGCCGGTACGGTGAGGAGGGCATGTGTCAGCGCCGCTTCTACATCCACAGCGACGCTGAGGCGGCTGAATTTAACGCCAAGCTGGGCTCCAGCCTGAAGCCGGGCGAATTTACTCCGTGGGAACCCATCCCCGAGAACTCCGATGTTCTGTTCTACGAGGGACTGCACGGTGGGGTGGTGACGGACAAGGTCAATATTGCCAAGCATGTCGATCTGATGATCGGCGTTGTTCCCATCGTCAACCTCGAATGGATCCAGAAAATTCATCGCGATACCGCGAAGCGCGGCTACTCGGCCGAGGCCGTCACGCAGACCATACTGCGACGTATGGCCGATTACGTGGAATATATCTGCCCACAGTTTTCCTATACAGACATCAATTTCCAGCGCGTGTCCACGGTAGATACTTCCAATCCATTCGTGGCGCGCGACATCCCGACGCTGGACGAGAGCTTCGTCGTCATCCGCTTCAGCAACCAGGAGAAGGCCGACTTTCAGTACCTGCTGTCCATGATCAAGGACTCATTCATGTCGCGCCGCAATACCATCGTTGTGCCGGGCGGCAAGATGGATTTCGCGATGCAGTTGATCCTGACGCCGCTGATCAAGGACCTGATCACCATGCGCAACGCATAA
- a CDS encoding DUF4340 domain-containing protein → MRWQSLGLLAFILAALGAAYYALETKGTLFRSDTNRLFQADEKDVEKITITRGEARIVLKREGNLSADQAGGWRLIEPVQATADASETTSLLRTLLESTEERRIEEAPSRLADYGLERPSLQLSVTLKNQKTLPALLLGDLNPNGRSVYAKRPDQPAVFLATVIVRVRADRTPDDFRDKTLLALEPNQVTQVELAGTRQPISLSQTAGKGWEMSKPIKARADAAVIGRLLWKIKDARVTAFVGSGADAKRKYGLERPDLIVEIKDAGNVKRLLLKKAADPQVGVYAMAEPGEDVVTLDAAFLDSLPNGPDAFKQATPSTSSSL, encoded by the coding sequence GTGAGGTGGCAATCGCTGGGCCTTCTCGCATTCATTCTGGCGGCTCTGGGTGCTGCCTACTACGCCCTGGAGACCAAGGGCACGCTATTCCGGTCTGACACCAACCGATTATTTCAAGCCGATGAGAAGGATGTCGAAAAGATTACCATCACACGGGGTGAAGCGCGGATCGTACTGAAGCGCGAAGGCAACCTGTCTGCCGACCAGGCAGGCGGGTGGCGACTGATTGAGCCTGTGCAGGCCACAGCCGATGCTTCAGAGACTACCTCGCTGCTCCGTACACTCCTGGAATCCACGGAAGAACGACGCATCGAGGAGGCGCCCTCTCGCCTCGCCGACTACGGGCTTGAGCGTCCCTCGCTGCAGCTCAGCGTGACGCTCAAGAACCAAAAAACGCTACCGGCTCTCCTGCTGGGCGATTTGAACCCGAACGGTCGCTCCGTCTATGCTAAACGACCCGATCAGCCCGCGGTCTTCCTGGCGACTGTCATCGTACGCGTCCGCGCAGACCGAACGCCGGACGATTTTCGTGACAAGACCTTACTCGCGCTGGAGCCGAACCAGGTTACCCAGGTCGAGCTGGCCGGTACGAGACAACCGATCAGCCTCAGCCAGACTGCAGGGAAGGGGTGGGAGATGAGTAAACCGATCAAGGCCAGGGCGGATGCGGCAGTGATCGGACGCTTGCTGTGGAAGATCAAGGACGCTCGCGTGACGGCATTTGTCGGTTCCGGCGCCGACGCCAAGCGCAAGTATGGCCTGGAGCGTCCCGATCTGATCGTGGAGATAAAGGACGCGGGCAACGTGAAGCGTCTCCTGCTCAAGAAGGCCGCCGACCCACAGGTCGGGGTCTACGCCATGGCTGAGCCCGGAGAAGATGTGGTGACCCTCGATGCAGCCTTCCTGGACAGCCTACCGAACGGGCCGGACGCCTTCAAGCAGGCGACCCCATCCACGTCATCCTCGCTCTAG
- a CDS encoding GldG family protein — translation MEKLARFVIPAGIVLLVAGGIAYNIRPDLKAWMGSILLLGAIFILLGVYRSFGGIMVWLSRRSTITGLNVALMTMLVLAIIGLVEVISAKHNTRFDLTAGKRYSLADQTRKVVRGLTADVQVTAFFRADQAERRPAEDLLRQYADLSQRFHFEVVDPDRNPGRAKRYGITTYGTTILETKDKEEKISEVDEAHLTNGLVKLLREGKRTIYFLKGHGENELEDGSRNGYRQAKEAIEKANYQVKELLLLREREIPRDTSMLVISGPKRDLAESELQAMQAFVERGGKLLIQLDPYTAPSLKTFVARYGIAVGDDVVVDQYARTMGGDYLMPVVSNYYPHAITRNFTLASLFPFARSVDVAEKSPQGITAQRLGETGPGSWAESDKGELNRGQLSFEKGQDREGPVPVGAIATVQIKLSTAQGSEAGTAVTERGAIEGQAHEQPGMARLVVYGNSAFASNNFLNFSGNRDLFLNSISWLAEEEEMISIRPREAKNTPFILSATQGRLTFWLLIVVVPALFLVSGTSVVLGRRRSR, via the coding sequence ATGGAAAAACTCGCTCGCTTCGTCATACCGGCCGGCATCGTCCTCCTTGTCGCGGGCGGGATTGCGTATAACATCCGTCCAGATTTGAAGGCGTGGATGGGGAGCATCCTCCTGCTTGGGGCAATCTTCATCCTTCTCGGCGTGTACCGTTCTTTTGGCGGAATCATGGTCTGGCTGAGTCGGCGCTCCACGATCACCGGACTGAACGTCGCCCTGATGACGATGCTGGTACTGGCGATCATCGGCCTGGTAGAAGTCATCTCGGCCAAACATAACACGCGGTTCGACCTGACCGCAGGGAAGCGGTACAGCCTTGCCGATCAGACCAGGAAGGTGGTCAGAGGACTCACTGCGGATGTCCAGGTCACTGCCTTCTTCCGAGCCGACCAAGCGGAGCGCCGCCCCGCCGAAGACCTCCTGCGCCAGTACGCCGACCTCTCGCAGCGGTTTCACTTTGAGGTCGTCGATCCCGACAGGAATCCCGGCAGGGCCAAACGATACGGCATCACCACGTACGGCACTACGATCTTAGAGACAAAGGACAAGGAGGAGAAGATCTCTGAGGTGGATGAGGCGCATCTGACGAATGGGTTGGTCAAGCTACTCCGCGAGGGAAAGCGGACGATCTATTTCCTGAAGGGGCACGGGGAGAACGAACTGGAGGATGGGTCACGGAACGGCTATCGACAGGCCAAAGAGGCCATTGAGAAGGCCAACTATCAGGTCAAGGAGCTGTTACTGCTCCGCGAACGAGAGATTCCGCGGGACACCTCGATGCTGGTCATCAGCGGACCGAAGCGTGATCTGGCTGAATCGGAGCTGCAGGCGATGCAGGCGTTTGTCGAGCGCGGCGGAAAGCTGCTTATCCAGCTCGATCCGTATACGGCGCCGAGCCTCAAAACGTTTGTTGCGAGATACGGCATTGCGGTCGGAGACGATGTCGTTGTGGATCAGTACGCTCGCACCATGGGCGGCGATTATCTTATGCCAGTGGTCTCCAACTACTATCCGCATGCGATTACCCGGAATTTTACCCTCGCGTCTCTCTTTCCCTTCGCGCGCTCCGTGGACGTCGCGGAAAAGTCGCCGCAGGGTATCACCGCCCAGAGGCTTGGGGAGACGGGGCCTGGGAGCTGGGCGGAGTCCGACAAGGGAGAGTTAAATCGCGGCCAGCTCAGTTTTGAGAAAGGGCAGGATCGGGAGGGACCGGTCCCGGTGGGAGCCATCGCTACAGTGCAGATAAAGTTGTCAACGGCGCAAGGATCAGAGGCGGGAACGGCAGTTACAGAGCGGGGAGCCATCGAAGGGCAAGCGCACGAGCAACCGGGCATGGCCAGGCTGGTGGTGTACGGCAACTCCGCTTTCGCCAGCAATAACTTCCTGAACTTCTCGGGGAACCGCGATCTCTTCCTGAACAGCATCAGTTGGCTGGCCGAGGAGGAGGAGATGATCTCCATCCGACCGCGAGAGGCGAAGAACACCCCTTTTATTTTGAGCGCAACGCAAGGGCGGCTGACCTTCTGGCTGCTGATCGTCGTAGTGCCGGCACTGTTCCTGGTCTCCGGAACATCCGTCGTCCTTGGACGGAGGCGGTCGCGGTGA
- a CDS encoding ABC transporter permease gives MNVLAIFKREWRAYFASPIAYVVLTIFALISGYFFYSLFAFFSLSSLQATMNPTFGRGLNASEWIVRPLFRDIAITMLLLMPAATMRLFSEEKKTGTIELLFSYPIKDWELLLGKFLAALALYSTMLGISLLDIAILGSFATLEWGLILSGYLGLLLLGMAFLGLGILASSLTENQVVAAVGAFGILLLLWVIGWSTEAAGPTLGPILSHLSIINHYDSFAKGTIESRDVIFYLNFTFLCLFLTLRSLESKRWRG, from the coding sequence ATGAACGTCCTGGCGATCTTTAAGAGAGAATGGCGCGCCTACTTTGCCTCGCCGATCGCCTACGTGGTCCTGACTATCTTCGCGCTGATCTCAGGCTACTTTTTCTATAGCCTCTTCGCTTTTTTCTCGCTCAGTAGTCTGCAGGCCACTATGAACCCTACGTTCGGTCGGGGCCTGAACGCTTCCGAGTGGATCGTTCGCCCGTTATTTCGCGATATCGCCATTACGATGTTGCTCCTGATGCCGGCGGCCACGATGCGCCTGTTTTCAGAAGAAAAGAAGACGGGGACCATCGAGTTGCTCTTCTCATATCCGATCAAGGACTGGGAACTCCTGTTGGGTAAGTTCCTGGCGGCGCTCGCACTCTACTCGACGATGCTCGGGATCAGTTTGCTGGACATCGCGATACTGGGATCCTTCGCCACGCTGGAATGGGGGCTCATTCTGAGTGGCTACCTTGGTCTGCTGCTCCTCGGTATGGCCTTCCTGGGACTCGGGATTCTGGCCTCCTCTCTTACCGAAAATCAGGTCGTCGCCGCTGTCGGCGCCTTCGGCATCCTCTTGTTGCTGTGGGTCATCGGCTGGTCCACCGAGGCAGCCGGGCCAACGCTGGGCCCTATCCTGTCGCACCTCTCGATCATCAACCATTATGACAGCTTCGCCAAGGGAACCATTGAAAGCAGGGACGTGATCTTTTACCTTAACTTCACATTCCTCTGCCTTTTTCTGACACTTCGTTCCCTGGAATCGAAACGGTGGAGGGGCTAG